A portion of the Sphingobacterium spiritivorum genome contains these proteins:
- a CDS encoding murein hydrolase activator EnvC family protein yields MGFKKVLLSILALFFVVTASKAQSSALLQKQREQLTKEIAELQKVLQNTTKERKLSQQEVNALSKQLNLREEKISTINAEVRLIDNQISSNNKAVDALKAELEKLRKDYEKMIMFAFRNKNAYSKMMFIFASKDFNQAYRRVKYLQQFNDSRKVKADEIEATQNKIKQKIAQLQADKNKKNVLLKDQQNERSVIAKDKAEHSKVLNELASQERNVKSQLSKKQQQERKLAAQIKAAIAREIAEERRRAEAERKRLAEAEARKTGKTVAEVEKNTKRKSDGEVLKSTPEAARLSADFKSNRGRLPWPVGQGNIIRKFGMGSYGRNVTVYNPDIVIRTGENATIKAVFPGTVVQAFTSAGSGNVIINHGEYFTVYSDMKGLSVSKGQKVSAGQAIGTAGEDTEEGISLVKFSIFQGMTELNPESWLAR; encoded by the coding sequence AAGGCACAGAGTAGTGCTTTATTACAGAAGCAAAGAGAGCAATTGACCAAAGAGATTGCCGAATTACAAAAAGTATTGCAAAATACCACTAAAGAGAGAAAACTTTCCCAGCAGGAGGTCAATGCACTGAGTAAGCAATTGAATCTTCGCGAGGAGAAAATTTCTACTATCAATGCTGAAGTACGGTTGATCGATAATCAAATCTCCAGTAATAATAAAGCTGTAGATGCGCTGAAAGCAGAGCTCGAAAAGCTGCGAAAGGATTATGAGAAAATGATCATGTTCGCATTCCGGAATAAGAATGCTTATAGTAAGATGATGTTTATCTTTGCATCTAAAGATTTTAATCAGGCTTACCGTCGTGTAAAATATCTTCAGCAATTTAACGATTCCAGAAAAGTAAAGGCAGACGAAATAGAGGCAACTCAAAATAAGATCAAACAAAAAATTGCACAGCTTCAGGCTGACAAAAATAAAAAGAATGTCCTGCTGAAAGATCAGCAAAATGAACGCTCTGTAATCGCTAAAGATAAGGCTGAGCATTCGAAAGTGCTGAATGAGCTCGCATCTCAGGAGCGTAATGTAAAATCGCAACTGAGTAAAAAGCAACAGCAGGAACGTAAGCTGGCCGCACAAATTAAGGCAGCCATCGCACGTGAGATCGCGGAAGAAAGAAGAAGAGCAGAAGCTGAGCGCAAGCGTCTTGCCGAAGCTGAAGCCCGTAAAACGGGTAAAACAGTAGCCGAAGTAGAGAAAAACACCAAACGTAAATCAGACGGAGAAGTGTTAAAATCTACACCTGAGGCAGCCCGTTTATCTGCTGATTTCAAATCAAACAGAGGAAGACTCCCTTGGCCGGTAGGACAGGGTAATATCATCCGCAAGTTTGGTATGGGGTCTTACGGAAGAAATGTAACGGTGTACAATCCGGATATCGTTATCCGTACAGGTGAAAATGCTACGATTAAAGCAGTATTCCCGGGTACGGTGGTGCAGGCCTTTACATCGGCAGGTTCCGGTAACGTTATTATAAACCATGGAGAGTATTTTACCGTATATAGTGATATGAAAGGATTATCTGTTTCCAAGGGACAAAAAGTTTCTGCAGGACAGGCTATAGGTACAGCAGGAGAGGATACAGAGGAAGGTATTTCACTTGTCAAATTCTCTATCTTCCAAGGAATGACGGAGTTAAATCCGGAATCTTGGCTGGCAAGATAA